A segment of the Dermacentor andersoni chromosome 5, qqDerAnde1_hic_scaffold, whole genome shotgun sequence genome:
CGGCCAGTAAGCCTTGTTGAAAGCATATGGCCGGAGAAAGAGACTGTGATGCCGGTAACAGTACGAAAGAAAAAGCGTGTCGTAACATCTTGGTGGCGTTTTGCTGGCAAATTGCCTCTTTACGTTGGTTCTTTAGTCTGTTTTACAGCAGTCTCGCCAGAAATGTGCGCCACGAGGCCTGATCTAATCACCTTGCAGAGGTGAAATGTCGCTGAAGACGCGGCTTAAGGACACGTATGTGCACCCGTGAGCAAAGGTATACTGACCACagggtcacaaaaaaaaaaaaaaaacagaagttcttcgtaattaacatgcATAAACGGCAACTGACGAGAGCACTAGAAAATTTCTAATGCCAAGTTTGCACTGCAACTTaactttcaagttgcattcacagacagaggagaaaataatttttatcgcgcaatccatggtccgtatacttttgctcacgggtgtacgtactACAGTCGGCCTCCAAATTTCATTGATGACTAAATATACCGCAGTAGGTTTAGACGTTTACACTTCTCGAACACGGGTATTAATGTCAGAAAGCCAAAGCGACGAAGCTGCCCTCCTCAATCCCTCGCGCCCTCTCCTTGCACCCGCAGTATTGAGAGAAAAACTACAAACCAAGCACATGCGCCTGTGCGCACAATCACGTTCCTTTTTCGCAGACGATAAATGCTGTATTTCACAGCCTCGTGGGTTTCATTCGTAGACGGTAGCGCAAGGTAGCGCTCGAATGATTTGTACATTAAAGAAAATCTTTTGAGGGGACTGATACGCACCGAAAGCGATAACGGCATAAAAGAGCAGCCAAAGGGGAGGAGAAGTCTGCTTTATATCAACGTTGCCTCACCTTAAGGTACCCGAGAGGAGGCGCTGCAAAACTTTTTTGTCGGCGCTCGCGCGATCAGCGCGCTCCCCTACATAAATTCAGGGAGTTGCGTGCGCGAGCAGAAGGACGGAGTTATGCCTAACGACCGGTACATGGCTCTTACCGAAGACGCGCCGGCACAATCACGAGCTGCCCCCTCTCCAACTGGCACGGGTGCCCACTGTCCTCGACTTCGCCAACTTGCCATTCGAATACCGCGGCGCCGTGCGTGTCGAAGGAGCTTCCACGAGGGCGACAGCAAGGCTCCAATACTCGACGAAGAGCAGAACTGCCACTCTTCGTGGTCGTCGTCCTCTCCTTCGCCGTCTCCAGAACCCCGCGGTGCCAGCCGGGAACTGTCCTCTGACATCGagccttcgccatcttgcacgcccAAGGGTTACCTTGTGTTTGTTGATTCGAGCCCCGAACGCGAAGAAAAGAGCAAGAAAACAGTTATCGCGCCGCCTACGGACATTCTTGTGCCATGTTCTCTAAGCTCGAATCTAACTAGTGACTTAGAAAGCGACCCGAAGTGGACTGGCAGTCCTCCGCAGACACCTGCCGGTTGTCTCAACGTAACGGCGAGTAGCGGACCCATATGCCGCATTTGCCACGAGGGCGACCAACAGGACTCGCTTATGTCGCTGTGCAGGTGCTCGGGCACCATGGGCCTCGTGCATGCCACCTGCCTAGAGCGCTGGCTGAACGCCCGAAACATAGATCATTGCGAACTTTGCCACCACCGCTTTCCTACCGCGGGCCAAGCCACTTGCGTGCGCCAGTTCTTCCACTGGGCGCTGCACGGTGAATCGCGGCGGGCGGTGCTGGGAGACTTGTTTTGCTTCGCGCTCCTGTCGCCGGTGGCCGCGCTTAGCTGTTTCTTGTGCACCCACAGCGCCTCGAAGCAAGCGCTTGAAGGCCGCATCATTGAGGCGGCCAGCCTGGTCACTCTTGCCGGCCTGTTGGTCACGGCCTACGTGGCCTGGTCGTTCCTCACGGTTCGCTTCCACTGCCGGGCTTTCGCGGCATGGCAGGCAAGGAATCCGATGCGCGGGATCCTGGCACCGCGCTTAGCCAGAAGAGCAGCTGCAGGCGGACACGACAGGACGACGGGTGGTCAATCGGCGGGCCTCCGAGAGCTGGTGGACGTCGTCgctggaagcgtcaacgagactGGCCGCACGCCCACGGCGCAGGGACAAGGCGGCGTCCGACGAGCTCCTTTGGAGCCTTCGCAGAACGTTTTGCCGGAAGACTTGCCTTCTGCTCTGCAGCAGCCAGCCTATGCGTTCGGCCCATTTGCAGGCTTCGAGTTTTGGTAGTACTTTGTTGTAGTTTCGACGGACATTCTTATTCCTTTTCGTGTCTAAGCAATATGATGCGTTAAGTGTTACTTTTAATTTAAACATTTTTGGCGGACTTTCAGCGCTGTGCAACTTCACCTGTTTTAACTTTTTATTCTATACTTTTCTGCAAATAAAGAGTTTGCTCGTATTTTAAAACAGCTAGTCCTGGTATCAACTTGTTTTTTTCAATGTAATTTTCAGTGTTATAAATCATTTTCAGTCTACAGCGTTAGCGCTTGCCGTGATGGCGTAGTTTCTTTGACGTTGCGCTACTTAGACCGAGGGCgcaggatcgaattccggccgcgATGGCCGGGCGCATTTtcattggggcgaaatgcaaaaacgtccttGTACCACGCACTacgcgcatgttaaagaacttcaggtggtcaaaaCGAATCCGGACTCCCCCACTGGCTTGTCTTAAAACATTGtgtttagcacgtaaaacccctgaatttATTTTAGAGCAATTAGTTTTGCATATCTTAAACCTTATTTGCGACAGTTCGGAGTACCCGCAGTGTTACAGGATTTTGCTAGTGCATACCAAAGTGGAAAGCTTTTGTAGAATTTTCGCGTGAAAATACGGAATTACTgcgcagcattccgggcaagttggtaacccattactcaagtattattgcgtaacaaaaaaaaaaaaaaaatgcgcggacgtaagagaagacacGGTGTGTCTTCTTTTACTTCCGTGTCCTTTTTGTagcgcaataatacttgagtaatggACAATACGGGCGCAATTATCACCGTGCGACTACCACAACAAGACGGCGACGTTGACGTCGGTGCGC
Coding sequences within it:
- the LOC140218350 gene encoding uncharacterized protein — encoded protein: MPNDRYMALTEDAPAQSRAAPSPTGTGAHCPRLRQLAIRIPRRRACRRSFHEGDSKAPILDEEQNCHSSWSSSSPSPSPEPRGASRELSSDIEPSPSCTPKGYLVFVDSSPEREEKSKKTVIAPPTDILVPCSLSSNLTSDLESDPKWTGSPPQTPAGCLNVTASSGPICRICHEGDQQDSLMSLCRCSGTMGLVHATCLERWLNARNIDHCELCHHRFPTAGQATCVRQFFHWALHGESRRAVLGDLFCFALLSPVAALSCFLCTHSASKQALEGRIIEAASLVTLAGLLVTAYVAWSFLTVRFHCRAFAAWQARNPMRGILAPRLARRAAAGGHDRTTGGQSAGLRELVDVVAGSVNETGRTPTAQGQGGVRRAPLEPSQNVLPEDLPSALQQPAYAFGPFAGFEFW